A stretch of the Nicotiana tabacum cultivar K326 chromosome 6, ASM71507v2, whole genome shotgun sequence genome encodes the following:
- the LOC107794474 gene encoding putative WRKY transcription factor 70 isoform X1: MKKPLVHENPRKNRVIKELVDGKRFATQLQTLLQQPIADHGPVSADELLLKIWRSFSEAITELNTWGLAFQIEEVDQADSGDRKSKDSTSELKKKKDKQGGKDRRGCYKRRKTSGSWMRESATVEDGCAWRKYGQKNILNSKYPRCYFRCTHKYDQDCRATKQVQIIQENPIIYHTTYFGQHACNSLKITKHEMMIISQSNHNPMVEMESPPFEIKPKLPNSDAIHDSTVKEEDQESNKIASTKSKSPTNSKAPKQRRISKGPSVPVTSPTKSGDRYYEFRDWFNCRTYWKGNHNLKSLIATFLTPAQQEKLNNDTFRYIMVMENFKCSMKLVHCLCLSRIFTNDRDSISFKTFGHDVSFTLEDFHVMCSLRITSHNVENLSKRESTILKHYFGKSKGVTLKDIRDFMSQNEIQKDDVNFKHVCESDEDAMKLMKILVVESILFGKKNESTVLEKYTTIVEDNKSCAEYPWGNVSYEKLITSMKHALDN, encoded by the exons ATGAAGAAGCCATTAGTTCATGAAAACCCACGTAAAAATAGAGTAATCAAAGAACTGGTTGACGGAAAAAGATTTGCAACCCAACTTCAAACTTTACTTCAACAGCCTATTGCAGATCATGGGCCAGTTTCAGCTGATGAGCTTCTTCTCAAAATTTGGAGATCTTTTAGTGAAGCTATCACTGAGTTAAATACTTGGGGTTTAGCATTCCAGATCGAGGAGGTTGATCAAGCTGATTCCGGAGATCGGAAGTCCAAAGATTCTACTTctgaattgaagaagaagaaggacaagcAAGGAGGGAAAGACCGTAGAGGTTGCTACAAGAGAAG GAAAACCTCAGGTTCATGGATGAGAGAATCTGCAACAGTGGAAGATGGTTGTGCATGGAGAAAATATGGGCAGAAGAATATACTCAATTCTAAATATCCAAG GTGCTACTTTAGGTGCACCCACAAGTACGATCAAGATTGCAGGGCCACAAAACAAGTTCAAATAATCCAAGAAAATCCAATCATTTACCACACCACATACTTTGGCCAACACGCTTGCAACTCACTAAAGATTACAAAGCATGAGATGATGATAATTTCACAATCCAATCATAATCCAATGGTGGAAATGGAATCTCCTCCTTTTGAAATAAAACCAAAATTGCCTAACAGTGATGCTATTCATGATTCAAcagtgaaagaagaagatcaagaaTCCAATAAG ATAGCATCTACGAAATCCAAATCACCTACAAATTCTAAAGCACCTAAACAACGTAGAATATCCAAAGGTCCTTCAGTCCCTGTTACTTCACCTACAAAATCAGGGGATAGATATTATGAGTTTCGAGATTGGTTTAACTGTCGTACTTACTGGAAGGGGAACCACAATTTGAAGAGTTTAATTGCAACTTTCTTGACTCCTGCACAACAGGAAAAGCTGAATAATGATACATTTCGGTATATTATGGTTATGGAGAATTTCAAATGCAGCATGAAGTTGGTTCATTGTTTGTGTCTTTCTCGAATATTCACTAATGATCGAGACTCCATTAGTTTCAAGACTTTTGGTCATGATGTATCGTTCACCCTTGAAGACTTTCACGTTATGTGCAGTTTGAGGATCACATCACATAATGTTGAAAATCTAAGTAAACGAGAGAGCACGATTCTAAAGCACTATTTTGGAAAGTCTAAGGGTGTGACCTTGAAGGACATTCGAGATTTTATGTCCCAGAATGAAATTCAAAAGGATGATGTGAATTTCAAACACGTATGCGAGAGTGATGAAGATGCTATGAAACTTATGAAAATTCTTGTTGTGGAGTCTATTTTGTTTGGAAAAAAGAATGAATCAACTGTGCTGGAGAAGTATACAACTATTGTTGAAGATAATAAGTCTTGTGCTGAGTATCCTTGGGGTAATGTGTCTTATGAGAAGCTCATTACTTCAATGAAACATGCTTTGGACAATTAG
- the LOC107794474 gene encoding probable WRKY transcription factor 70: protein MKKPLVHENPRKNRVIKELVDGKRFATQLQTLLQQPIADHGPVSADELLLKIWRSFSEAITELNTWGLAFQIEEVDQADSGDRKSKDSTSELKKKKDKQGGKDRRGCYKRRKTSGSWMRESATVEDGCAWRKYGQKNILNSKYPRCYFRCTHKYDQDCRATKQVQIIQENPIIYHTTYFGQHACNSLKITKHEMMIISQSNHNPMVEMESPPFEIKPKLPNSDAIHDSTVKEEDQESNKVQRDDVSNDVSSTMDSNLWQNFAHDSIMADHSSYFERIISSDMEDFDKFSDFHFDEAIEFS from the exons ATGAAGAAGCCATTAGTTCATGAAAACCCACGTAAAAATAGAGTAATCAAAGAACTGGTTGACGGAAAAAGATTTGCAACCCAACTTCAAACTTTACTTCAACAGCCTATTGCAGATCATGGGCCAGTTTCAGCTGATGAGCTTCTTCTCAAAATTTGGAGATCTTTTAGTGAAGCTATCACTGAGTTAAATACTTGGGGTTTAGCATTCCAGATCGAGGAGGTTGATCAAGCTGATTCCGGAGATCGGAAGTCCAAAGATTCTACTTctgaattgaagaagaagaaggacaagcAAGGAGGGAAAGACCGTAGAGGTTGCTACAAGAGAAG GAAAACCTCAGGTTCATGGATGAGAGAATCTGCAACAGTGGAAGATGGTTGTGCATGGAGAAAATATGGGCAGAAGAATATACTCAATTCTAAATATCCAAG GTGCTACTTTAGGTGCACCCACAAGTACGATCAAGATTGCAGGGCCACAAAACAAGTTCAAATAATCCAAGAAAATCCAATCATTTACCACACCACATACTTTGGCCAACACGCTTGCAACTCACTAAAGATTACAAAGCATGAGATGATGATAATTTCACAATCCAATCATAATCCAATGGTGGAAATGGAATCTCCTCCTTTTGAAATAAAACCAAAATTGCCTAACAGTGATGCTATTCATGATTCAAcagtgaaagaagaagatcaagaaTCCAATAAGGTACAAAGGGATGATGTTTCTAATGATGTATCATCAACCATGGATTCCAACCTATGGCAGAATTTTGCGCATGATTCTATAATGGCTGATCATTCTTCTTATTTTGAACGAATTATTTCTAGTGATATGgaggattttgataaatttagtgaCTTTCACTTTGATGAGGCCATAGAGTTTTCTTGA